From one Deltaproteobacteria bacterium genomic stretch:
- a CDS encoding FtsX-like permease family protein — MLLLARKNLLIHKGRFLLAITGICSAVILVLLLMGLYDGWREHMAAYLNHVKTDIWIGQKGAYDLFQTVSFLPAEGEEMLRDADGIKKVSPFVGRLMTVEIRRQKRHSFIVGAVDGDSGPVEVIQGSAALQDGEIIIDEVFARKERVTEGDSIIVKDKSLRIVGIARGGNCFLYQYAFVTLAQARQLFSMDGLVNYFLVQLAPDVSVAEAVKQIEETSSAVSVFPKAQFTANTLSLTGDNFLPILRVLEVIGILVGTIIIGLTVSTLTAERSAEYGVLKAIGAPTRTLYWTAIQQALLCGLCGWLIGVPASWGVMAIAQYFVPQFPAVTYPHHALWMLGGTIAMSFVATVFPIRRIARIDPLLAFKG; from the coding sequence ATGCTGCTCCTCGCACGGAAAAATCTCCTTATTCATAAAGGTCGCTTCTTGTTAGCGATTACTGGTATCTGTAGCGCGGTCATTTTGGTTCTCTTGTTGATGGGGCTCTACGATGGCTGGCGAGAACACATGGCTGCCTATCTGAATCATGTAAAGACCGACATCTGGATCGGGCAGAAAGGGGCGTACGATCTCTTTCAGACCGTGTCGTTTCTCCCGGCTGAAGGTGAGGAGATGTTACGCGATGCGGATGGGATCAAGAAAGTTTCACCATTTGTTGGTCGACTGATGACCGTCGAGATCAGACGACAGAAACGACATAGCTTCATTGTCGGTGCGGTAGATGGCGACAGCGGGCCGGTTGAAGTGATACAGGGGTCGGCTGCATTGCAGGATGGGGAAATCATTATTGACGAAGTGTTCGCGCGCAAAGAGCGAGTCACTGAAGGTGATAGTATCATCGTCAAGGACAAGTCGTTACGTATTGTCGGTATCGCTCGCGGTGGTAACTGTTTTCTGTATCAATATGCGTTTGTGACGCTAGCTCAGGCGAGGCAGCTCTTCAGTATGGATGGGTTGGTGAATTACTTTCTGGTGCAACTTGCACCTGATGTATCCGTTGCTGAAGCGGTGAAACAGATCGAAGAAACCTCGTCTGCTGTTTCTGTCTTTCCTAAAGCGCAGTTTACTGCCAATACACTTTCCCTGACCGGCGATAATTTTCTTCCTATTCTCCGGGTACTAGAAGTCATAGGTATTCTTGTTGGCACAATCATCATTGGTCTGACCGTTTCGACGCTCACTGCCGAACGCAGTGCTGAGTATGGTGTGCTCAAGGCGATTGGGGCACCGACTCGCACCTTGTACTGGACAGCGATTCAGCAAGCATTGCTGTGTGGTCTATGTGGTTGGCTGATCGGAGTCCCTGCGAGTTGGGGAGTGATGGCGATCGCGCAGTATTTCGTGCCGCAGTTCCCGGCTGTGACATACCCGCATCATGCGCTCTGGATGCTAGGCGGAACAATTGCGATGAGTTTCGTTGCTACGGTGTTTCCCATTCGACGCATTGCTCGGATTGATCCCTTATTGGCGTTCAAAGGCTAA
- a CDS encoding type III polyketide synthase, translating into MATLLSSSITHPPHRYDQAEVIAALPLWLSADRRLLTLAQRVFENAAVQTRYGCRPLLDLAHPLSVTETSQLYRQYACQLGEHVVRESLARANVAASDVHLIITTSCTGFMIPSLDAYLANTLGFSAHVKRLPVTELGCAAGGVALARAFDYLQAFPHHTVLVVAVELPSLTFQFQDFSPANVVSSALFGDGAAAIVLSAQPLSGQPRILATESTLFPQTTEVMGFDLRDSGFHIVLSAEIPELVSAEVPQLVARFLAAQGLTVGDMSHFLLHPGGRRVLEGLVECLGIASEQATVSKNILRDYGNLSSASVLYILDRFLTTERTQAGDLGLLLAFGPGFSAESVLLRWE; encoded by the coding sequence ATGGCCACACTGCTTTCGAGTTCTATCACCCACCCTCCGCACCGTTATGATCAAGCTGAGGTCATCGCGGCTTTACCGCTGTGGCTCAGTGCCGACCGCCGATTGCTGACCCTCGCACAGCGGGTGTTTGAAAACGCAGCCGTGCAGACCCGTTACGGCTGTCGCCCGTTGCTCGACTTAGCGCACCCACTGTCTGTGACAGAAACAAGCCAATTGTATCGACAGTATGCGTGTCAACTCGGAGAGCATGTCGTTCGTGAAAGTTTAGCCCGCGCCAATGTCGCCGCGAGTGACGTACACCTCATCATTACTACTTCATGTACCGGATTCATGATCCCGTCACTTGATGCATATCTGGCAAATACGTTGGGTTTTTCAGCGCATGTGAAGCGTTTGCCGGTAACGGAGCTTGGCTGTGCGGCTGGAGGTGTCGCCCTCGCGCGGGCGTTTGATTACCTGCAGGCATTCCCTCATCACACGGTGTTGGTTGTTGCCGTCGAACTTCCGTCGCTGACGTTTCAGTTTCAAGATTTTTCCCCAGCCAATGTCGTTTCAAGTGCACTCTTTGGTGATGGAGCTGCGGCGATTGTATTGTCGGCGCAGCCGCTGTCTGGCCAGCCGCGGATTCTCGCGACGGAGAGCACGCTCTTTCCGCAGACCACTGAGGTTATGGGGTTCGACCTGCGCGATTCTGGATTTCATATCGTTCTCTCTGCAGAAATTCCCGAGTTGGTCAGTGCAGAAGTCCCGCAACTCGTCGCGCGATTCCTCGCTGCCCAAGGATTAACCGTTGGTGATATGTCGCACTTTCTCCTGCACCCAGGTGGAAGACGAGTGCTTGAGGGGTTGGTGGAATGCTTGGGGATTGCGTCAGAGCAGGCAACCGTGAGCAAAAATATCTTACGGGACTACGGGAATCTGTCCTCGGCGTCGGTGCTTTATATTCTTGATCGATTCTTGACGACAGAACGAACCCAGGCTGGGGATCTTGGTTTACTGCTCGCATTTGGGCCGGGGTTTAGTGCGGAGTCGGTATTGTTGCGGTGGGAGTAG
- a CDS encoding RNA methyltransferase, protein MNRMNLRIVLVRPQYSGNIGAVARAMRNFSLSDLALVNPAPLQRDQADMMAVHARDVLDHMQIHSSVGAAVADCGLVIGTTCRAGLYREDTVPPRALAPHIFAMSHTNRVALMFGCEDSGLSNDELRYCHRLMTIPTDTAYPSLNVAQAVLLCCYEVFLATQEEEATAPSRPLAVAEQQELMYEKLKHALLQIGFLHKDNPEHIMFAFRRMFGRAGLEERDVNILLGMARQIEWYATRGWRSVTPPPALPSDPLG, encoded by the coding sequence ATGAATCGCATGAACCTGCGGATCGTTCTTGTCCGACCGCAATATTCGGGAAATATCGGTGCAGTCGCTCGCGCCATGCGCAACTTCTCGCTCAGTGATTTGGCGTTGGTGAATCCCGCCCCGCTCCAACGTGATCAGGCAGACATGATGGCCGTCCATGCCCGTGATGTCCTCGATCACATGCAAATTCACTCTTCGGTCGGTGCAGCAGTTGCAGATTGTGGGCTGGTCATCGGCACCACCTGCCGTGCAGGCTTGTATCGTGAGGATACCGTTCCTCCTCGCGCGCTTGCACCTCATATTTTCGCGATGTCCCACACGAACCGAGTCGCGCTCATGTTTGGCTGCGAAGACAGTGGTTTATCAAACGATGAACTTCGCTATTGTCACCGGCTCATGACGATCCCTACCGATACGGCTTACCCCTCGCTGAATGTTGCACAAGCTGTACTGCTCTGCTGTTACGAGGTGTTTCTTGCAACACAAGAAGAAGAGGCCACTGCCCCCTCACGCCCCCTGGCAGTTGCAGAACAGCAAGAGCTGATGTACGAAAAGCTCAAACACGCATTATTACAGATAGGATTCCTGCACAAAGACAATCCTGAGCACATCATGTTTGCTTTTCGTCGGATGTTCGGACGTGCTGGTCTTGAGGAGCGTGATGTCAATATTCTCCTCGGCATGGCACGGCAGATCGAATGGTACGCGACACGCGGTTGGCGCTCCGTCACTCCGCCACCCGCATTGCCGAGTGATCCACTCGGGTAG